One window from the genome of Nicotiana sylvestris chromosome 9, ASM39365v2, whole genome shotgun sequence encodes:
- the LOC104232239 gene encoding proline-rich receptor-like protein kinase PERK3: MLDLAKLLFFPRCAKVSERGQSLTLKYLTILFYLLCVTNAELLDKPLEQQPISPVNKPVEAPGLPDLLLPASVPAFHRQHRNHFPSGASRLWLGPAQPPDYGPLVTAAHPPSSSRLSKPSMKKSGLVPPNAGLAPPSMKKSGLVPPSAGLAPPHSAEIAPTQSSPSTLPAGLTQPPLSPHTSNCCGPDMVLKRGSQDCQCVYPLKIDLLLLNVSSNPNWKLFLNEFASQLSLKVSQIELINFYLVDLSKLNISMDITPDKGISVSSAEAFAINSSLSMHKIHLDPALVGGYQLLNITWFKPPVSAQAPRSAMSPVQAAPWLPSAPAVTVSSNKRRHPSLILIVGIVAGILIITIISTLFICFCGSNQRQKKRPHKETAKPIRTDAVPTEGSFPHPTSTRFLPYEELKEATNNFAPSSILGEGGFGRVFKGVLSDGTAVAIKRLTSGGQQGGKEFLVEVEMLSRLHHRNLVKLIGYYSSRESSQNLLCYELVPNGSLEAWLHGPLGLNCPLDWDTRMKIALDAARGLAYLHEDSQPCVIHRDFKASNILLENNFNAKVADFGLAKQAPEGQANYLSTRVMGTFGYVAPEYAMTGHLLVKSDVYSYGVVLLELLTGKKPVDMSQPSGQENLVTWARPILRDKDRLEELADLRLEGKYPKEDFVRVCTIAAACVAPEASQRPTMGEVVQSLKMVQRVTEYQDTNINSGTRPNIRQSSTTFESDGTSSMFSSGPYSGLSVFENDVSRATVFSEDLHEGR; encoded by the exons ATGTTGGACTTGGCAAAGCTACTGTTCTTCCCCCGTTGTGCTA AGGTATCAGAGAGGGGCCAATCTTTGACGCTGAAGTATTTAACCATCTTATTTTATCTCTTGTGCGTAACAAATGCCGAGTTGCTTGATAAGCCATTGGAACAACAGCCCATCTCACCGGTCAACAAACCTGTTGAAGCACCTGGCTTACCTGATCTGCTCCTGCCGGCGAGTGTACCTGCATTTCATAGGCAACATAGAAATCATTTTCCTTCTGGTGCATCACGGCTTTGGCTAGGCCCTGCCCAGCCTCCTGATTATGGTCCTTTAGTAACTGCTGCACACCCTCCTTCCAGTTCGCGCTTGTCCAAGCCATCAATGAAGAAAAGTGGATTGGTGCCTCCTAATGCTGGCCTTGCACCTCCATCAATGAAGAAAAGTGGATTGGTGCCTCCTAGTGCTGGCCTTGCACCTCCCCATTCGGCAGAGATTGCTCCAACACAATCCAGTCCTAGTACTCTACCCGCTGGTTTGACTCAGCCACCACTTTCTCCTCACACTTCCA ACTGTTGTGGGCCAGATATGGTGCTCAAACGAGGAAGCCAGGACTGCCAGTGTGTTTACCCATTAAAGATCGACCTACTCCTCTTGAATGTCTCATCAAATCCAAATTGGAAACTGTTTCTGAATGAATTTGCTTCACAATTAAGTTTAAAGGTTTCTCAAATTGAGCTAATTAACTTTTACCTGGTGGATCTATCAAAGCTAAATATATCCATGGATATCACACCAGATAAGGGAATTAGTGTATCATCTGCTGAAGCCTTTGCAATAAACTCTTCGTTATCAATGCATAAGATCCATCTAGATCCAGCACTAGTGGGTGGATATCAATTGCTCAACATTACCTGGTTTAAGCCGCCAGTTTCAGCACAAG CTCCTCGTTCTGCTATGTCACCCGTTCAAGCAGCTCCGTGGCTGCCTTCTGCTCCTGCAGTAACAGTGTCTTCGAACAAAAGGAGACATCCAAgtttaattcttattgttgggATTGTTGCTGGCATCTTAATCATCACTATCATATCAACACTCTTTATTTGTTTCTGTGGATCTAATCAAAGACAGAAGAAAAGACCCCACAAAGAAACTG CAAAACCGATACGTACGGACGCTGTTCCAACTGAGGGATCATTTCCTCATCCAACTAGTACACGGTTCCTTCCATATGAAGAACTGAAAGAAGCTACAAATAACTTTGCACCATCTAGTATACTTGGAGAGGGCGGCTTTGGCAGAGTTTTCAAGGGTGTGCTGAGTGATGGTACTGCTGTTGCAATAAAAAGACTTACTAGTGGAGGCCAACAAGGAGGTAAAGAGTTTCTAGTTGAGGTTGAGATGCTTAGTAGGCTGCATCACCGTAATCTGGTGAAACTTATTGGTTACTATAGCAGTCGTGAGTCCTCACAGAACCTACTGTGTTATGAGCTTGTTCCAAATGGGAGTTTGGAGGCTTGGCTTCATG GCCCTTTAGGATTAAACTGCCCACTGGATTGGGACACAAGAATGAAAATTGCGCTTGATGCAGCGAGAGGACTTGCATATTTGCACGAAGATTCTCAACCTTGTGTTATCCATAGAGATTTCAAAGCATCAAATATATTGCTTGAGAACAACTTTAATGCTAAAGTTGCTGATTTTGGCCTTGCAAAACAGGCCCCGGAAGGCCAGGCGAATTACCTCTCGACTCGTGTTATGGGCACATTTGG GTATGTAGCCCCTGAATATGCCATGACTGGGCACCTACTGGTAAAAAGTGATGTGTACAGCTATGGGGTTGTCCTCCTTGAATTGTTGACAGGAAAGAAGCCTGTAGATATGTCACAACCATCTGGACAGGAAAATCTTGTTACTTGG GCCAGACCAATACTTAGAGACAAGGATCGTTTGGAAGAACTTGCTGATTTAAGGCTTGAGGGAAAGTACCCAAAGGAGGATTTTGTGCGGGTTTGTACAATTGCTGCGGCTTGTGTTGCTCCGGAAGCTAGCCAACGGCCTACAATGGGAGAAGTGGTTCAGTCTCTCAAAATGGTTCAGCGGGTAACTGAGTACCAGGATACTAATATAAATTCAGGCACTCGACCTAACATAAGGCAGTCATCTACAACATTTGAATCAGACGGTACCTCGTCTATGTTTTCTTCTGGTCCTTACTCTGGTTTGAGTGTGTTCGAGAATGACGTATCTCGGGCAACTGTATTCTCAGAAGATCTTCATGAAGGAAGATGA